In Triticum aestivum cultivar Chinese Spring chromosome 5B, IWGSC CS RefSeq v2.1, whole genome shotgun sequence, the following proteins share a genomic window:
- the LOC123112586 gene encoding peroxidase 55, with the protein MEQRRRGSCFCLLAVTAVVVVAAASGGEAKLSPDHYRRTCPRVESIVRSAVARKVRATFVTVPATLRLFFHDCFVQGCDASVMIASSSNDAEKDAPDNQSLAGDGFDTVVRAKAAVEKACPGVVSCADILALAARDVVSMSSGPSWKVELGRLDGLVSKAGDVTGRLPGPDMQPDAITALFDGNGLAVRDMVALSGAHTVGFSHCERFAGRLYRHGAVDPSLSPSYARQLMAACPPDVDPTIAVDMDPVTPTVFDNKYYANLAAGLGLFASDQALHDGAASRPAVEGFAGNQTLFFEAFKEAMVKLGRVGVKSGGDGEIRRDCTAFN; encoded by the exons ATGGAGCAGCGGAGAAGGGGCAGCTGCTTCTGCTTGCTCGCCGtgacggcggtggtggtggtggcggcggcgtccggcggcgagGCGAAGCTGTCGCCGGACCACTACCGCAGGACGTGCCCGCGCGTGGAGTCGATCGTGCGGTCGGCCGTGGCCAGGAAGGTGAGGGCGACCTTCGTCACCGTCCCCGCCACGCTCAGGCTcttcttccacgactgcttcgtccag GGCTGTGACGCGTCGGTGATGATCGCGTCAAGCAGCAACGACGCCGAGAAGGACGCGCCGGACAACCAGTCCCTCGCCGGCGACGGCTTCGACACCGTCGTGCGCGCCAAGGCCGCCGTCGAGAAGGCATGCCCCGGCGTCGTCTCCTGTGCCGACATCCTCGCCCTCGCCGCCCGGGACGTCGTCTCCATG TCGTCGGGCCCGAGCTGGAAGGTGGAGCTCGGCCGGCTGGACGGGCTCGTCTCCAAGGCCGGCGACGTCACGGGCAGGCTACCGGGCCCAGACATGCAGCCGGACGCCATCACCGCGCTGTTCGACGGCAACGGCCTCGCCGTGCGCGACATGGTCGCGCTCTCGGGCGCGCACACCGTTGGCTTCTCCCACTGCGAGCGCTTCGCCGGCCGGCTCTACCGGCACGGCGCGGTGGACCCGTCGTTGAGCCCGTCGTACGCGCGGCAGCTGATGGCGGCGTGCCCGCCGGACGTCGACCCGACCATCGCCGTCGACATGGACCCCGTCACGCCCACCGTCTTCGACAACAAATACTACGCCAACCTGGCCGCGGGCCTGGGGCTGTTCGCCTCCGACCAGGCGCTGCACGACGGCGCCGCGTCGCGGCCGGCCGTGGAGGGGTTCGCCGGGAACCAGACGCTCTTCTTCGAGGCGTTCAAGGAGGCCATGGTGAAGCTCGGGAGGGTCGGGGTGAAGAGCGGCGGGGACGGGGAGATCAGACGAGACTGCACCGCGTTCAACTAG